TAATGGGGTTAAATACTATGATATAGCTTCTCCGTATGGTTACTCTGGTCCTTTATTTGTTAATATGTCGAAAGACCAAATTACAGCTTTTTGGATTTTGTCTGATAACTTTTTAGCTTCAAATAATGTCGTTAGCGAGTTTGTTAGATTTTCATTAGATAGTGAAATTGAATTGTATAATGGTATTGCACTAGCAACTCTATCTAATGTAAAAGGTAATATAGTTAGCGAAGAAGAATTGTGGACGAATTCTGACCATAAGGTAAGGAAAAACGTAAAGCGCGCGCTAAGAGAACATCTAAGAAGTGAGATTTATATAGGTAATGAGATTGATAATAATGTATTAGCTATTTTTCATGATATTTATATTAATACAATGAAAAGAACAAATGCAGATATCAGTTTCATGTATACCCCAAATGATTTTTTTGATTACATACGAAATAATATAAAAAATAGCGTCATCATTACTGTTTATGACGATTTAAAAGCAGTTTCAACAGAATTGCTGTTGATTTCTGATAACACTATTTACTCTTTTTTAGGTGGAACGCTTAAAGAATCATTTTCAAAAAGGCCAAACGATTTTTTGAAATATGTAATAACTAATTGGGCTAGAGAACAAGGCATTAGTTACTTTGTACTTGGCGGAGGTTATGGAAAGGATGATGGAATATTTGAGTATAAAAAGGCTTTCTTCCCATCAGACATTGTTAGTTATTATACTGGAAGGAAAGTTTTAAATAGCGCGATGTATGATGAAGTTTCTAAAGTAATTAGTACTTTGGTAGATAAGTCTAATGTATGTAATGAAGAAGATATTTTAGAATTAAAAGAAAAGGATTATTTCCCATGTTATTCAAAGTTTTACAAAATATTAAGTTAGGTTAAGATGAGTATTAATGTTTTTTCAAAATGGCCTTGTTTTACTTTGGAAGAGGCTAATAAAGTCTCATCAGTTTTACTATCTAATAAAGTAAATTACTGGACTGGTTCTGAATGCCGTGAGTTCGAAAAAGAATTTGCTTCTTTTACTAACACTGAATATGCAATAGCCTTAGGTAATGGCACATTAGCACTAGATCTTGCTCTCAAATCGTTAGATATAGGTGCGGGTGATGAAGTTATAACAACTTCTCGTACTTTTCTAGCATCAGCTTCATCTATTGTAACTAGTGGGGCCGCACCTGTTTTTGCTGATGTTGACTTAAATAGTCAGAATATCACTGCGCAATCTATAAAAGCTGTATTAACTCCAAAGTCTAAAGCCGTTATCGTTGTTCATCTTGCTGGTATGCCTGTTGAAATGGATGCGATCATGGAACTTGCTGCAATACATAATTTGTATGTAATTGAAGATTGTGCTCAGGCACATGGCGCTAAATACAAAGGCAAGTCAGTAGGCAGTATTGGTCATATTGGTGCTTGGTCATTTTGTCAAGATAAGATTATGACCACTGGTGGTGAAGGTGGCATGGTTACGACTAATGACAAAGCTTTATGGTCTACAATGTGGTCTTATAAAGATCATGGTAAAAGCTATGATGCTATTTATAATCGGGAGCATCCAACAGGTTTTCGTTGGCTACATGAAAGTTTTGGTACGAACTGGCGGATGACAGAAATGCAGGGAGCGATAGGCCGCATTCAGTTAACTCGTATGCAAGATTGGACCGCTAAACGTCAATCCAATGCTAAAGCGGTAGATGATGCGGTTACTGGTATTAACTGTGTGCGCACTGTCGTAGTACCTGATTATATTGAGCATGCCGAATACAAGCATTATATGTTTGTTAAGCCTGATAAGTTAGCCAAAGGTTGGTCACGAGATCGTATCGTGGATGAAATTATTGCTCTTGGCGTACCAGCCTTTCAAGGTAGCTGTTCTGAGGTTTATCTTGAGAAAGCCTTCGATGGAACCCCATGGCGTCCGAAAGCGCGTTTAAAAAATGCGGTTGAATTAGGTGAGACCAGCTTAATGTTTTTAGTGCATCCAACGTTAACTGAAGCTGAGATTGATAAAACCTGTGAAGTTATAAGAAAAGTTTTATTATCTGCTCAAAAGTAGCTCTAATCAGTTATTTATGAGTGCCTATTACGTATTCTTTTAATTTGATATCAGTCAATTATTCAGTTATTTTTGTCAATTACAAACTTTTATAGTTTAACTGATGCCTCATTTTTTGAACTTTGGTTTGCAAAGGTTATTTTAATGTCGCGTAAATATTTTGGCACTGATGGTGTGCGTGGAAAAGTAGGTGAATTTCCTATTACACCTGATTTTGCAATGAAGTTAGGTTGGGCTGCTGGGACGGTACTAGCGTCTTCTGGCACTAAGGGCGTGTTAATTGGTAAAGACACTCGGATAAGTGGCTATATGCTTGAATCCGCGATTGAAGCTGGGTTATCAGCTGCAGGTGTGAATGTTTCACTTGTTGGGCCAATGCCTACACCCGCTGTAGCGTATCTAGCATCTACTTTTCGGGCTGATGCAGGCGTTGTGATTAGTGCATCACATAATCCTTTTTATGATAATGGCATTAAGCTTTTTTCTAATACGGGAACCAAACTCACTGATGCTCAAGAATTAGAAATTGAAGCATTATTAGATAAAGCAATTAATCACAATGCAATGCAGTGTGTAGATTCTGCTAATTTGGGTAAAGTGCGTCGCATAGACGACGCTGCTGCTGGGCGTTACATTGAGTTTTGTAAAGGTGTATTTCCGCATGACCTATCGCTAGCAGGGTTAAAGATCGTCATTGATAGTGCTAATGGTGCTGCTTATCATATTGCTCCAAATGTTTATCGTGAATTAGGTGCTGAGGTTGTCAGCATCAACGACAAACCTGATGGGTTAAACATTAATAAACAATGCGGTGCAACAAGTTTAGATAGCCTGCAAACAGCAGTTATCGCTCATAAGGCTGATCTAGGTATTGCACTCGATGGTGATGCTGATCGGGTTATGTTTGTTGATTATAATGGCCAAGTCATTGATGGTGATCAGATTTTATTTATACTAGCTCAAGCAGCCAAACAAAATGGCACGCTGGAAGGCGGAGTTGTTGGTACTTTAATGTCCAACTTAGGCTTAGAACTTGCCTTAAAAGATTTAGATATACCTTTTATCCGTGCTAAAGTGGGTGATCGTTATGTTGTTGAACAGCTTAAAAAGACTGGCTGGGAGATTGGTGGTGAAGGTTCAGGCCATATATTAGACCTTAACTACGCAACGACTGGCGATGGTATTGTTGCTTCATTGTTGGTGTTGCAAGCAGTTCTACTCAGCGGTAAGCGACTTGCAGAAGTAGCGTCTGGTATGACTAAATTGCCACAATTATTCATTAATGTTCGTTTAACGTCTGACAATGCTGATGAGATCATTGCCTCTGAGAAGGTTAAGCAAGCTGTTTTAGATGCAGAAGTTATCCTGGCTGAAAATGGACGAGTGTTATTAAGAAAGTCTGGGACTGAGCCATTGATCAGAGAGATGGTAGAGTCTGCTGATCTAGATATGACTCGAGCCCAGGCTGAGTATATCGCTCAAGCTTTAAGAGATGCATAAAAGTTAAAATATTGTAGTAAGTGTTCACTTACCTGTAGAAGGATAATTGTTATCGAGCAATATGATTGAAGCTCGGGCTAAGCACTTAGTCCGGGCTTTTTTCTTATATTAAATCCCAATGAAATACAGCTTTCCATAAGCAACAAGTCAAGACTACTTGCTACAGAATAGGGGGCTTACCAGCGCCTGACTCTCAGTGCTTAATAAACTGTTTTCATTTCGAATTCACCTAAACTTTATCTCTGATAATGTTCTTTCTTTATATTCGCACGGAGATGAATTGGCTATTCAAACTGTCAAGCCTAGTCAATTTCACCATATGTTTAAAAATGCCATTCGTTAAAGATTATGACCCGAAGTGAACTCGATTCGAGTACCGCTAAATGTGTATATGTATAACACCTATTATGATAAAATCGCTGCTATTGGCGCTGCAACAATAGCAGCGTAAATCTTTTTAAGATCTCTTATATTATGACACTTATGAAATTGAGGCGAAAAATGGAATTTTTGCAAGGCATATTTACGTTACCTCGTGCTCAAAAGCGTTTTGTGAGCTTGGCGGTTGACTCTTTATTTTTGATATTTGCTTTTTGGACTGCGTTATTAGTTCGTTTAGATGATGTTTCTGTTTTGTCGGGCAGCGGTTACTGGCTGGTGTTATTGTTCGTACTGCCTGTTAGCTTATTTGTGTTTGCCAAGCTTGGGCTCTATCGTGCGGTTTTACGCTATATGGGGCTGCAAGCGCTGGTCGCTATATCCTCCGGCATTGTTGTATCGACGATAACGCTAGTGCTGGTCGCATTCTATACCGAAGCGAATATACCTCGGACCTTCCCTCTCATTTATGCCTCTTTTGCACTGGTTTTTATTGGAGGTTCACGGGCTCTGGTTCGCTCGTTGGTCGGCACAGGGATCAAACGAGTCGGCGAACCTGTGATTATTTATGGTGCTGGTGTTAGTGGGCGCCAACTTTTGAGCTCTTTAGTGCAGAGCCATGAATATCATCCGTTTGCGTTTGTCGATGATGATGTAAGTTTGCACGGTACGGTTATTCAAGGGGTGCATGTTCACTCACCTTCTATTATACGTAAGCTTATTAAGCAAAAGTCAGCGACAAAAGTACTATTGGCTATACCGAGTGCGAGCCGGACTAAGCGACAAAAAATACTGCTAACACTCGAATCGTTTGCGGTTCAAGTGTTAACCATTCCGGCGACGGCGGATTTGGTGAATGGCAAGAAGCTATACAGTGACATAAAAGAGGTTGAGATAGATGATTTGCTTGGGCGCGACTCTGTCTCGCCTCGTGAAGATCTTCTTTCCGCTAATATCACTAATAAAGTCGTTATGGTCACTGGGGCTGGCGGTTCTATTGGTTCTGAGCTCTGTCGTCAAATTCTGAAACAATCACCAGCAAAACTTGTCCTTTTTGAACTGTCTGAGTTCGCTTTATATGCCATAGAGCGAGAATTGAGAGCTATTGCTTTAGAGCTTAATTTAGATGTACCGATTTTTCCGTTGATGGGTTCAGTCCAGCGCGAAAATCGAATTCAAGCGGTCATGGAGTCTTTTGGCGTTCAAACCGTCTACCACGCAGCAGCTTACAAGCATGTGCCACTCGTTGAGCACAATGTGGTGGAGGGGGTGCGAAACAATGTGTTTGGTACTCTATATACCGCAAGAGCCGCAATTGCCGCGAAGGTCGAAACCTTTGTGTTAATCTCTACAGACAAAGCGGTAAGGCCTACCAATGTTATGGGCACGACTAAGCGCATGGCTGAATTAGTATTGCAGGCTTTCGCTAAAGAAAACCACCAAACTCGTTTTTGCATGGTGAGATTTGGTAATGTTTTGGGTTCATCAGGTTCGGTTGTGCCGTTATTTAGAACTCAAATCGCAAATGGTGGCCCGGTTACTGTGACCCATCCTGAAATTACCCGCTTCTTCATGACTATTCCTGAAGCATCGCAACTGGTTATTCAGGCGGGTGCGATGGGCAAAGGCGGCGATGTTTTTGTATTGGATATGGGTAACTCAGTTAAAATTGTCGACTTGGCCTCTAAGATGATCCGTTTGAGTGGCTTTGAAGTCAGAAACGAGATTAACCCCGATGGTGACATAGCTATCGAGTTTAGTGGCCTACGCCCAGGCGAGAAACTCTATGAAGAGTTGCTTATTGGTGATGATGTTACTGGCACCGATCACGAGCGTATTATGACGGCTAATGAGTCATTTTTAGATTGGAGTGACTATTCGACGATATTGGATAGACTCGACAATGCTTGCCATGAATTTCAACATGAAGTTATTCGCGATATTTTGCTTACTACACCGACAGGTTTTAATCCAACCGATGGTATTTGCGACTTGGTATGGCAGCAACGTGAATCAGAAAGAGAGATGGATTCGGTTAAAGAAAGTGGCAAAGTTGTGCCGTTAGTTTCCTAACACCTCCTCAAGTTTATTTAAAGGCCAATTCTTAGAGTTGGCCTTTTTTGTTTTGAAGGTAAATGAAGGTTTAAGAGCCCGGGTTAAGGCCGATTAGGAGCCGAGAAGGGCTGAGACGGTTAACGGCGCGTTCGGAGGCTTACTGACGGAACGCTGCGCTTACGGTGTAATGCTTATGTTGGTGTTTATCTTTTGTAGGTCGGCATTTATGCCGTCAGCTAACATAACCCATTGCGGTGATTGATGGGCTAAAGCCCAACCTACAGGGTGAATGTCTTTCTGTTGGTTTGCATGATCGATTTTAGGGTTATCTTTTGTTGGTTTACGTTTCACATTGTAGGTCGGTATTTATGCCGTCAGCTAACATAATCCATTGCGGTGATTGATCGGCTAAAGCCCAACCTACAGGGTGAATGCTTATGCTTTAGAGGATAAGTCTTTCTTCAATGATGTTGATAGTCTTGCATGTTTTGATGGCATATTGATCTAAATGAACAGCAATATAATAATGTGTTCACCTTCTTATATTGAATATTATAAAAACGGAATATACTTACAATCGCTATATTTTTAAATATAGAGAAGCATTAATTCAATTCTAGGGGAATGTAGTTGGTTGTTTTAGTCACTGGTGGTACGGGCTTTATCGGTTCAGCGTTAGTGCGCTTTCTCATTGAACAGACAGAAGATAGTGTTATCAATATCGATAAACTGACCTATGCAAGTACTCCTTGTGCGTTAGCGGGCATTGAACAAAACGAGCGTTATCAGTTTGTCGAAGGTGACATTTGCGATAGGCAGTTACTGCTAGGCGTATTAGAGCAATTTCAGCCCGACGCCATTATGCACTTAGCAGCTGAAAGCCATGTTGATCGCTCTATCAGTGGTGCTGATGAGTTTATACAGACCAATATTGTCGGTACGTTTACTTTATTGGAAGCTTGTCGTGATTACTACTCTACGTTGCAAGATGAAAAACGACAAGGGTTTCGCTTCCATCATGTGTCTACAGATGAAGTGTATGGTGATTTACCTGATGGCGGTAAGTTCACTGAACAATCAAGCTATGCGCCTAGTTCGCCATATTCTGCGAGTAAAGCGGCCGCTGACCATCTTGTAAGAGCTTGGCACAGAACGTACGCCCTGCCAGTTGTATTATCAAATTGCTCTAACAACTACGGTCCATATCAGCATGTTGAAAAGCTGATCCCTCTTACCATATCAAACGCACTGCAAGGCAAGTCAATTCCCATTTATGGCTCCGGTCAGCAGGTGAGAGATTGGTTATACGTTGATGATCATGTACGAGCACTTTATCAGGTGCTGTGTAATGGGCAATTGGGCGAAACCTATAATATCGGTGGAAACTCTGAAATGCGGAACATTGATGTAGTCAAAAAGATTTGTGAGATTCTTGAAGATGTCGCCGCTGATAGCCCATATTCACTGCAGGGTAGTGATAAGCGCATTGATGGCTTTGCGAGCTTGATATCATTTGTGACCGATAGGCCGGGTCATGATGTGAGATATGCAATTGACGCAACTAAAATCCAAAAGGAATTAGGGTGGATGCCGAAGGAATCGTTTGAGTCTGGACTGCGGAAAACGGTTGAAGGCCGGTTAAAGGTCGATAAAAGCCAAGGTGATTTAGAGCTGAGATGATTAGAAGACGGTTAACGGATAACGGAACGTTCGCAGGCTCACTGACGGAACGCTATGCTTACGGTTAGGAGCCCAAACTACGGCGGTGTAATATTCATGCCGGTGTTTGCGAATATATTTTGTAGGTCGGCATTTATGCCGTCGGTTAGTGTGGTCTATTGTTATTATTGATGG
The Shewanella sp. KX20019 DNA segment above includes these coding regions:
- a CDS encoding GNAT family N-acetyltransferase — translated: MMINLLDLSKDEDVVLYRNHLVKYEVNEPYYKFEFFTSFSKGTKNLYCLIFEENDSIGIYPFYMNVIPLENNGVKYYDIASPYGYSGPLFVNMSKDQITAFWILSDNFLASNNVVSEFVRFSLDSEIELYNGIALATLSNVKGNIVSEEELWTNSDHKVRKNVKRALREHLRSEIYIGNEIDNNVLAIFHDIYINTMKRTNADISFMYTPNDFFDYIRNNIKNSVIITVYDDLKAVSTELLLISDNTIYSFLGGTLKESFSKRPNDFLKYVITNWAREQGISYFVLGGGYGKDDGIFEYKKAFFPSDIVSYYTGRKVLNSAMYDEVSKVISTLVDKSNVCNEEDILELKEKDYFPCYSKFYKILS
- a CDS encoding DegT/DnrJ/EryC1/StrS family aminotransferase is translated as MSINVFSKWPCFTLEEANKVSSVLLSNKVNYWTGSECREFEKEFASFTNTEYAIALGNGTLALDLALKSLDIGAGDEVITTSRTFLASASSIVTSGAAPVFADVDLNSQNITAQSIKAVLTPKSKAVIVVHLAGMPVEMDAIMELAAIHNLYVIEDCAQAHGAKYKGKSVGSIGHIGAWSFCQDKIMTTGGEGGMVTTNDKALWSTMWSYKDHGKSYDAIYNREHPTGFRWLHESFGTNWRMTEMQGAIGRIQLTRMQDWTAKRQSNAKAVDDAVTGINCVRTVVVPDYIEHAEYKHYMFVKPDKLAKGWSRDRIVDEIIALGVPAFQGSCSEVYLEKAFDGTPWRPKARLKNAVELGETSLMFLVHPTLTEAEIDKTCEVIRKVLLSAQK
- the glmM gene encoding phosphoglucosamine mutase; protein product: MSRKYFGTDGVRGKVGEFPITPDFAMKLGWAAGTVLASSGTKGVLIGKDTRISGYMLESAIEAGLSAAGVNVSLVGPMPTPAVAYLASTFRADAGVVISASHNPFYDNGIKLFSNTGTKLTDAQELEIEALLDKAINHNAMQCVDSANLGKVRRIDDAAAGRYIEFCKGVFPHDLSLAGLKIVIDSANGAAYHIAPNVYRELGAEVVSINDKPDGLNINKQCGATSLDSLQTAVIAHKADLGIALDGDADRVMFVDYNGQVIDGDQILFILAQAAKQNGTLEGGVVGTLMSNLGLELALKDLDIPFIRAKVGDRYVVEQLKKTGWEIGGEGSGHILDLNYATTGDGIVASLLVLQAVLLSGKRLAEVASGMTKLPQLFINVRLTSDNADEIIASEKVKQAVLDAEVILAENGRVLLRKSGTEPLIREMVESADLDMTRAQAEYIAQALRDA
- a CDS encoding nucleoside-diphosphate sugar epimerase/dehydratase, encoding MEFLQGIFTLPRAQKRFVSLAVDSLFLIFAFWTALLVRLDDVSVLSGSGYWLVLLFVLPVSLFVFAKLGLYRAVLRYMGLQALVAISSGIVVSTITLVLVAFYTEANIPRTFPLIYASFALVFIGGSRALVRSLVGTGIKRVGEPVIIYGAGVSGRQLLSSLVQSHEYHPFAFVDDDVSLHGTVIQGVHVHSPSIIRKLIKQKSATKVLLAIPSASRTKRQKILLTLESFAVQVLTIPATADLVNGKKLYSDIKEVEIDDLLGRDSVSPREDLLSANITNKVVMVTGAGGSIGSELCRQILKQSPAKLVLFELSEFALYAIERELRAIALELNLDVPIFPLMGSVQRENRIQAVMESFGVQTVYHAAAYKHVPLVEHNVVEGVRNNVFGTLYTARAAIAAKVETFVLISTDKAVRPTNVMGTTKRMAELVLQAFAKENHQTRFCMVRFGNVLGSSGSVVPLFRTQIANGGPVTVTHPEITRFFMTIPEASQLVIQAGAMGKGGDVFVLDMGNSVKIVDLASKMIRLSGFEVRNEINPDGDIAIEFSGLRPGEKLYEELLIGDDVTGTDHERIMTANESFLDWSDYSTILDRLDNACHEFQHEVIRDILLTTPTGFNPTDGICDLVWQQRESEREMDSVKESGKVVPLVS
- the rfbB gene encoding dTDP-glucose 4,6-dehydratase; this translates as MVVLVTGGTGFIGSALVRFLIEQTEDSVINIDKLTYASTPCALAGIEQNERYQFVEGDICDRQLLLGVLEQFQPDAIMHLAAESHVDRSISGADEFIQTNIVGTFTLLEACRDYYSTLQDEKRQGFRFHHVSTDEVYGDLPDGGKFTEQSSYAPSSPYSASKAAADHLVRAWHRTYALPVVLSNCSNNYGPYQHVEKLIPLTISNALQGKSIPIYGSGQQVRDWLYVDDHVRALYQVLCNGQLGETYNIGGNSEMRNIDVVKKICEILEDVAADSPYSLQGSDKRIDGFASLISFVTDRPGHDVRYAIDATKIQKELGWMPKESFESGLRKTVEGRLKVDKSQGDLELR